The DNA sequence CGCTGGCTTGCGTCGCAATAGCAGCCCCCACCAGGTCGTTACTGACGTACCGGCTTTCTTTTGCGAGCCTGTCATCGTGAGCGTTGGTCACGGCAATGCGGCCAGCACGAGCGGCCGCAATAACATGACCACACCCGTTTTCTGAGTCCAGCTGGTGGTCTGTCAGCAAATAACCCTCCGTCTGGTGCTGGGTATTGGCATCCCATACCTCTAGCACACCCTCCCACCCAACATCTGGCAGCTGCTTACGGGCGGCAGACGAAACCAAGATGACGCCACGCCCCGTCAGCCTGATCTTATCTATCTGTCTAGCTATACCCTCAACAGAGGTCTGGTCTAAACAGTCATCTTCTACGATGGTGCTGGTGCCCACCTTGAGCACCAGCACTTCACTCATTTCTTTCATATATGTTTCCAAATTACGCAGCAGAACGAGGGTGGGTATAAAAATAACCCCTTGGTCGGGGCTGTTCTTTTGCTTGGTAATTCTTAAAAAATGTCGAAACCCCGACTGCTATAGAGGCAGCGGGCACGGGGGACTAAAGCCAATGTTCCGACAGGAGTAATGCATATCTCCCATACAATATACTAGCTTTAGCAGTTTGTCAAAATTACTAGCCGTGTCATGTCGCTTGCGGTAGTTGACAAGCAACCAAAAAAGAGGATGATAGATACGATGACTCACCGCACGATTATTGCTATCATTGCCAACCCGCTCTAGCGAGGTCGTCTGGTTTATTTACCAAGAATCACCGACCCCGCAGGGGGTTGTTTTAATTTAAGGAGCCAGCATGAGTGCACTCGAACAAGGAAACGCCTCAGACCCCACCGACCTGGTTGGCGGTGAATATGTGGTGGGTTTTTTGGAGGACAAAGTCCAGGCCCTGGACGAAGCGCCTGATACATCAACAGAGGGAGTAACCCCACCACCATACGCAGACATACGCTGGCCCGAGGATAGACCAGCTCAACCTCCCGTACGACTCAGCCAAGAAGTAGTCGTGGTCATAAATGGCCAGCCAGTCATCCGTGAAGAGTTATATGCACGCACCTATTATGGTTCGTCGTCAGTTCCCCCAAGACAGGGGTTATCATCATGAAAGACCCTCTTAAGCAAACCCTCCTGGCACGTGTCTATGATGTTGCCACAGAGTCGCCGCTGCAGCGGGCCACCAAACTCAGCACACAAGTAGGTGCCGATGTCTATTTGAAGCGCGAGGACTTACAGCCCGTGCACTCCTTCAAGCTGCGTGGAGCCTACAACAAAATAGCCAGCCTCAGCCCCGCCGAAAGAGCCAAGGGTGTTATTGCGGCCAGCGCCGGCAACCATGCCCAAGGCGTAGCTCTGAGTGCTCAGAAACTCGGTATCCGGGCTCTCATAGTCATGCCTACCACTACCCCCAGCATCAAGGTAGATGCCGTCAAAAGCTACGGCGCCCAGGTAGAGCTGGTTGGCGACAGCTATTCTGACGCCTACGATCACTGCATGCAGCGGGTCAAAGAAACCGGCATGACTTTTGTACATCCCTTTGACGATCCACTGGTCATAGCCGGGCAGGGAACTATCGGTCGCGAGTTGCTAGAGCAACTGCCAGATATGACCCATGTCTTTGTTCCTGTCGGTGGCGGGGGGCTCATCGCCGGTGTCAGTCAGTTCATAAAAGGTATCCGCCCAGATGTAAAAATCATCGGTGTCGAGCCCGAAGACAGCAATGCCATGCAGCAGTCGTTACAGGCCGGCAAGGTAGTCACCCTGGACCACGTAGGGATCTTTGCCGATGGCGTAGCTGTTAAGAGCGTTGGCCAGCTCACTTTCCAGATCACCCAGAAATATGTAGACCAGGTCATCACCGTCAGTACCGATCAAATGTGTGCTGCCATCAAATCACTATTCGAGGATACTCGCAGCATTGTCGAACCAGCCGGTGCCCTAGCCGCAGCTGGCGTGCAACACTACAAGCTACCAAAGGACGCCAAGGCCGTAGCTATCTGTTCTGGTGCCAACGTCTCCTTTGAGCGCTTGCAGCAAATTGCCGAACGTACCCTGATAGGCTCCGGCAAAGAAGCGTTGTTTGCCGTCACCATGCCTGAACAAGCTGGTGCCCTACACACCTTTTGCCAACAGGTGCTGAATGGCCATAGCATCACTGAGTTCAATTATCGGCTCAACAAGCGCGAAGGTGCCCATGTATTGGTTGGTGTATCTGTAGCCAACGAAGCAGACAAGCTTGCATTCATGAAAAAGATGCAGCAAGATGACTACGAGCACATAGACTTATCAGGCGACGATATCGCCAAAGAGCACGTCCGGCACATGGTAGGGGGACCAGCTGATCAGGCTAAGTCTGAGCGCTTGTATCAGATCGACTTTCCGGAGCGACCGGGTGCCCTGGGCGGCTTCCTGGCCGCCGTTGGAACAGCCTGGAACATCAGCGCCTTTCACTACCGCAATGCGGCCAGTGACACCGGCAACGTATTGATAGGCTTCGAAGTAGATAACCCCACAAAGCTAGAGGACAAACTGTCCCAAGCAGGCTACCAATGGCGAAGCGTAGACCACAGTCCTTCACTTAAAGTATTTATTGAGTAACCAAGGAACTAGCATGGCAAACGGAAGAATGTTAGAGAGATCGCCCATTGCAGAGAATCGCAGAGCAATGCAAGACAGAGGGGTCGACCTGAGACGAGTTGAAGCGATGGCACTACATGCAGACCTTCAACACCAAAAAGAGCTGGCGCCGCCCGTCGGCCGCACCGCTCTGGACGGGGCAAAGATTCAACTCCCCAAGGAAGAGGAAGAACAGCCTACCGAACCCATAGACATTGTGTGATGTACTACCTAGAAAGCCCCTGGAACAAAACAAGTTTTTATGAGATAATATACACTTTCCTGTCCATCGATTTCCTCTAGGAGGATACGGAGTCATGACTGACCCCCAGGAAAGCACCCACACCCAGCCGAGCTTCTACATCGAGAACCCGGCGGACGATGCCAAGGCCAACGAGATCGTCGTGGTCTTCAGCTTCCAGCTGTTCGGCACCGAAATCAGCGCCATCCGCGCCTACGCCAGGCAGTTCGAGGGCTTCGGCAGCATCCACGAGCAGGAGGGCAGCACCCAGCTGACCTTCAATCTGCTACCGCAGTTCAACTACACGGAGCAGCGTGACATCGTCGTCAAGGCCATAATGGCCAGCGTCGAAGGGATCGAGAAGATCGAGGAGCCGAAGGTCAAGAGGTACTTCATGCCGCTACTCAAGCGCGCCGTGCCCGATGTGCTGGCTCCCGAGGTCGTCAGTGGCCCGTGCTATAAGGTGCACAAGGGCGCCTATGCCGCCGCTCATCGTGTGATCAGCTTGAGTGTCCGCATCACCGATGATCAGCACGAGCAGGTCAGCCAGATGCTCGATCGATCACCGGCGACCCGCCGCATCGACCCCTTCACCACGCAGTTCGTGGTCTTCTACAACGACGATCACTTCGTCGATGCCGGCCTGGAAGCACTGATCCACGAGACGGTGAAGAGCGTCTTCGGTGACGACATGACACTCGTATCCAACGACGCCCTCTTCGAGTCCACCGCCGTTCCGGCGAAGGAGCAGCCCGAGCAATAGGGGTGCACTAGTCAGTGTGGGTAGGCAGGTACGAGCGCATCAGGATGTTTTTGCGGAATTTCCGTAAACCACCCCGATCCTCGCACCTGCCGCCCACACTGACTCCCTACATACAATTGACTTTTATTAACAGATACGGTAAGCTCTCTTAGTTACCAAAGACAGCGACGGGCAACAGCCTTGATAATGTCGCCGAGGTGCAAACAATTCGTTTTTTGTTTTGTGAGCACGCTTAGAAGCTTCTTGGTAACAGGAAGCTTCTTTGGTTTCTTAAGCAAGGATTTACCGGTCGAGAGTCTTTGCTCAAACTCATAACAATAGGGAGAAGCATTAATGGCTTTAACCAAAGATAAGAAAAATGAAGTCATCGATGAAGTCAGCAAACTGCTGGCCGACTCAAAGATGACCGTCGTAGCTGCTTACCAGGGTACTCCTGTAAAGGCTATGCAAGCACTCCGCCGCGAAGGCAAAAGTACTGGCACTCAGATGAAAGTCGTCAAGAACCGTTTGGTCATCAAGGCCATCCAGGGAACTGACAACCTCAAAGATGTCGATACCAGCGCCCTGAACGGAATGCTTCTATACGCCTTTAACAACGAGGACGAGGTAGCACCTGCCCAAACACTGGCAAACTTTGCCAAAACCCAACCAACGCTTGCGTTTGTTGGCGCTTTTTCTGCAGAAGGCAAGTTCCTGAGTGCAGAAGAAGTAACCGCACTGGCTACACTGCCCAGCAAGAACGAGCTTATTGCTCAGGTTGTTGCAACGCTTCTGTCACCAGTCAACGACATCGTAGGCGCACTTTCAGGCAACCTACACGCCTTGTTGGATGGCATCGAGGCTAAAGCCTCGGCTTGAGTGTGCGTGCACGTTTAGGCGGCACATCTTGGGCGCAGATCTTGCGTCTGAGTCCTCACCGTACCAAGGTACGCCTCGGACTCAAGCCTCGATCCGCATCCCAACCTGCACTCGCCTAAACATCCACTTCACAGTGGTAAATTGACAAGAAAACTAAGGAGATATACATGGCAACTGATCTAAAGAAATTCGCAAAGGAACTGACAGAACTTACTGTTCTTGAAGTTAACGAACTAAAGACTATCCTGAAGGATGAATACGGCATCGAGCCAGCAGCAGCCGCTGTAGCAGTAGCCGGTCCAGCAGCTGGCGGCGACGCTCCAGCAGAGGACGCAAAGTCTGAATACGACGTCGTCCTGAAGGACGCCGGTGCTCAGAAAGTAGCAGTCATCAAGGCCGTTAAGGATCTAACCGGTCTGGGTCTGGGCGAAGCCAAGGCTGTCGTAGACGGCGTCCCAAAGACTGTTTTGGAAAAGGCAAAGAAGGAAGACGCAGAAGCCGCCAAGAAAGCCTTGGAAGAAGCTGGCGCAACTGTCGAACTAGCCTAAGTTCGTCTCCATTCCAAAAACCACTTCTTCGGAGGTGGTTTTTTGGTTTGGCATTCAGTTTATTTCAGTAAGTAAAGTGTTATAATCCCGAAAAATAGTAGGCGCAGTATTGCGCAGGAATGGTATGGAAATATCCCCTGATATTGTTGTTTTGAGTGGCGGAAGTGGCGGTGCCAACCTGGCCCAGGGTCTTGTGGAAAACCTGGGACATAGAAGGCAGGCTATTATTGGCGCTACCTGGGACAACGGCGGTTCTACTGGTCTTCTAAGAGACCGCGCGCCCGAAGCTGTCGGCGATCTGCGCCGAATTATCGACGCCGTCGGTCAAGCCGACACCACCCACCTCAATACCCGTTTTTCTAGTCGCGATCTGTCAGAACTCGACGAGGCGGTAGCCCAGTTCGACCAGGTCGTCAGTGTGCCAGGCATGGCCGCCCGACAAGTGGGCCTGACCATAGACGCCGCCTACAGGGTAGGTCATGAGGTCAACAAAGCATCCCAAAGAGGTATAAGAGGGCACACACTGGGGAACTTTATACTAGCGGGCCTCGCCCAAGAGCAGGGAATCTTAAGTGCCGTGAGAACCCTGAGCATTGCCGTACGCGCCCAAGCAGATATCTACCCAGCAGTAATTGGACCGCAAGAAATCGAGATGGACGATGGCGGCGTCAAGATCAGAGGCGAACATGCCATCGACACCCATTCGGTACAACATCCATACGATGCCTACGTATATTTCAGAGAAGGCGTTTCGCCTTCCAGTCTTGCATACCAAGCCCTCAGCCAAGCCCGCCTGGTTGTGGCAGCACCTGGCAGTCCTTATACGTCCATTGCTCCTGGGCTACGAGCTTTTCGTGAGGCTCTGGCCGAACAGCAAGCACGTGGCGGATTGTTTGCCGGCGTTGCCAACTTGGTCAATATGCCCCACGACACCGGTGGCTGGCGGGTGAGCGACTATGCCCGGACACACCGCAACCACGCCAGGCGACCATTCGACGTCATACTTCACAATAGTAACTACCAGGACCTGCCTGACGCGGCTCGTAACCGCGCCGTTCAGCGCCATGAACCGGACGAAGGCGAGGGCTCCCCGCAGGTCATTAGTAGCAACTTTGTGGGCCACGCCACTGTAAAAGATGCGAACGATTCAGCGGTCCGTACTGAGGTGACACACGATAAACGCGCCCTGGCCGAGGCCCTTGAGGAAATTCTGCTGACAAGCGGCACAACACCACGCCGGGCTACTATTTCAGTCTCTTCATAAGATGTACCTTTTCCACAGTTTTCTACCTGTTTCTTTGACTTGCTTGACATGACATGGTACGGTTAGCAGTAAGTGTACCAAATAAACACTTACAAGAGAGACCTACTTGATGGCGGAAGTACCAGACAAACAGATCAAAAGACTGAAGGCACTCATCACTGAGTCAGAAACCAGCCTAGCGGCAGCTAAGGAGTTGCTATTGAGCTTGGTGGGCGAAGACCCGGAGATGGCAGCAGCCGCACATGCCGACGAGAACCTAGGCAAGGTTATTGAAGGCGTCTTTGACGGCCAAAACATGGTCGGCTCAGACGGCAAGACCTATCCCGTGCCTGCAAACTACGCCAGCAAGTCAAAGTTAGTACAGGGTGATATCCTCAAACTAACCATCGCCGACGACGGCGCTTTTATGTATAAGCAAATCGGACCTATCCCACGCAAGCAAGTAGTGGGCCTGCTGACCCAAGAAAATGGTCATTATTACGTAGACGTCAGCAACAAGCAGTACCGCGTACTACTAGCCAGCGTCACTTACTTCAAGGCAAAACCAGGCGACCAAGTCAGCGTGAACGTACCAGAAGACGACAGCCACGCCGAATGGGCAGCCCTCGAAGCCGCTTTATAAACAAATGTCCGAACTCATCGATCTTGTAGATCGTAACGGTAAACTTATTGTTACCGGTGTCGAACGCAACGACGCCCTGGAATATCCCCAGGGCTTTATGCAAATTGCAGTTGTCGTGGTATTTAACGACCAGGGTGATATTCTCGCCCACCAGCGCGCGTCGACAAAATCTGTCGACCCAGACTGCATAGATCACATCTGCGGCGGTATTCAATCAGGCCAAACCCCGGAGCAGGCAGCCCAGCAAGAGGGCGACCAAGAGACGGGCGTAACATACAACCGCCTGGTACGAGCCCACCAAGGAGTTAACGCCTACAACCGATATCGCTACATCTTTGGGGCAATCAGCAACGACACACCGCAGACCAAAGAGCCGGACCAAGTTCAGTGGGTAAAATGGGCAAAGCCACACGAACTAGAAGAGTGGCGCGATCAACAAACCTATCCATTTGTCGAAGAATATTTTCTAGAAATCGAACTAGCCAAGCGTGCACTAAACCTGGCCTAGTCATAACTAACTTCTTGTATGTCAGAAATTCGCCCCGCAGCTCATTTTGCATGTGCTAGAGTAGGATTTTACTGATATGAAAAGGAGTGACTTATGGAATTAGCACAAAGCAACGACACACTTGCAAATATAGACGCTTGGCAAACAGACGACGCAGATCAAGCCGACAGACAAACGTCCACCGATGTCGATGCACCTATATCAGTAGAGCCCCCGCAGACGTCTGCCGACACCGAGAGCACAGGAGCGATCGTAGACCAAGCCCCTGACACGCTGGAGGCTCCCTCCAACCAAAGAAAGAAAGGCAGCGTGGTAGTTGGAGCAATCATGCTCGCAGCAGGAATATTTTCCACACAGAGCGGTGGCGGTCCTTACGATGGCCGCTAATCCAAGTTACTCGCACCCATGCCAGATCTTATGCCACAGCTACCACTCTCCGAACCAGCGCCTCAAGGGCCAGATTACGACCTGCGTCTTTTCGGCGAACTAGCAGCTTGTTTTGATGTTCGGCTCACGGAGACAGAGATTGTAGACTACGGTATCACTCTAGCGACCATGGGTGTGCTTGATGATATCCTTGACGAACCAATAGATGGTACCGTCGCACGAGCAAACCACCAAGCACATCTGAATGCCATAGCCAACAATACCCCCGAGGCCCTGACACATAACCCTCACAACATACTCGGCACATATGCCGTACGCTTTGCTGAGTGGAGTCCTGATAGGCAGTATCATCACATGCATCACTTTTCAGCGATTGGTGACATTGCACTGCAAAAACGAGAGACAGACAACGTACAAGAACTCTTCGCTCTCCTAAAAGAAGAAGGCAGACGATACGCCAGTGTTTTTATGCCCGACCAGAAAGGTCGAGACACACATGCCTTTGACACATTCCTAGATAGTGGCGGCATCTGTGCCGTTCTGGCTGACACGGCATGGGACCTGAAGGGAGACTACCAACAGGGCTTGGTGCAGGTAAAACCAACTACCGCAAATCGAGCCTACTTTTTGGGACGTATGGTACCTTTTGCCCGACATGTCCTAGAATCTGCTACCCCGCAACAGAGCAAACAGCTCGGCCAACTGTTGCGTGGAGCCGTGCTGGGAGCATCAAGCAGAGTATCCGTCTCCAAGGTTGGGTCAACGGGCTAGTCTCTGGTTAGTAGGATATATTTGTTTTACAACAGTGTCGGTATGACCCTTGACGTATAATGAAGTGATGGTACAACTTGCGACTAGTTATGCAGATTCTTTTACGGCCGAGACAGACCCACTGAATGATACTTTTTCTCGCCTAGACGCCATGCTGCGCTCGGCCCCGACATGGGGGAGGGCTACTTCTTTGAGCCATTTACTATCGAATCTATCGGCAGAGACATAGACTGTCTGAAGTTTTCTGCCAATGGGCTAATAAACGTACAGCTACGCCAAGCAGTAAACATGCCTGATCCCGAAAGAGATATCCGCATCGAGCTGAATACTGCACATCCCGCCCTGTCACTCATCATAGAACACGAAGATCGCTACTGGCACTCCACCAGAAAAAGTTCATGGATCGTATCCCGGGACGGATCTATAGAGCACGCAATGCTAGACTTTGCTACCGTAGAGCATGGCCCCGTAACAGACAGAACCAAGCGAAACCACCTCAGCTTTGTGTTGGGTGATTTTACCGTGGCCAAGACTATACCGCCTCCCGTGTACTAAGCCCTACGCCAAGTTGGTTTTGTTTTACAACAGCGGGAGCTGGTCTAAGGCCCTATAATAAGAGGGATGGGGAGAGCACTATACCGGAAATACCGGTCTAAGAAGTTGTCTGAAATTGTGGGGCAGGAGCACGTCACCACAGCGCTTTCTAATGCGCTAAAAAATAACACCATTAGCCATGCTTATTTATTCACCGGCCCCCGGGGTGTAGGCAAGACATCTATTGCCAGAATTCTCGCTCACGAAGTTAATAATCTACCGTATGACGAAGACACCACCCACCTGGACATAATAGAGATAGACGCCGCCAGTAACCGCCGCATAGACGAGATCCGCACCTTGCGCGAGCGTGTACACAACGCTCCCACCAGCGCCAAGTACAAAGTCTATATTATCGACGAAGTCCACATGCTAACCAAAGAAGCTTTCAATGCACTCCTAAAAACACTCGAGGAGCCACCGGCACACGTCATATTCATCCTAGCCACCACCGAAGCACACAAGCTGCCAGAGACCATTATCAGCCGCACCCAACGCTATACCTTCAAACCTGCCGACCCCGAAGACGCCGCCAAACACCTGAAAGAGATTGCCACAAAAGAGGGCATAACCATCAGCAATGACGCCTTAGACTTGGTGGCCAAGCATGGCAACGGGTCGTTCCGCGACAGCATATCGCTGCTAGACCAAGTCAGTAACACCGCAGACAAGATCGAACTGACAGATGCCCAACGAGCTCTGGGCATAGCGCCCACCGAAGCCATTCAGCAACTTGTTGCCGTGGCCACCAGTGGCGACAGCCAGCAAGTGGTCCAGCGACTGCAGAGTCTGTATGATCAAGGCTTTCAGCCAGCCCAGGTGGCCAAGCAACTATCAGGCGAGCTGCGAACGCAAGCCATCACTGCAGGAGCAAGCCTGCCCGCAGACAAGGCTCTGGACATAGTACGAAAACTCTTGGACGTGCCTGGGTCGCATGACCCAGCAGCCTTGTTGGAGATTATTGTGCTTGGGGTGGCCTTGAGCCAGCAGGGCACACAGTCATCGGGGGTTCGAATCCTGCCGCCCCAGCCAAAGAACAAGCCAGCGGAGCCGGTCCAGACCCCAGAACCAAAAGCCGAGCCAGCCAGCCCACCAGCAGTAGTACAGCCAGGACCGCCAGTAGAGGAGGCTTCGCAACCCGAACCCGAAAAAACGCCCACCCCAGCTTCGGCACTACCCACGACCACCCTAGACGAAGCCACCTGGCAGCAAGTACTTCAGACTATTAAGCAAAAGAACAATACGCTCTACGGTATTACCCGTATGGCCACACCTATATTTAATGATGGCGAACTAATCCTGTCGTTTGAATTCCCATTCCATCAAAAGCGCGTAAATGACGTCAAGAACAAGCAAATTATTAGCGACTCTATTACCGAGGTCACTGGTATGCAAGCCGGTATTAACTGTATCGTAGACAAAAAGACCAGCACGCCGCCGCAGCCCACGAGCCGGCCAGAAATCGCCTTGGACGAATCACCCCAACCGGCAAGCCCCTTAGACACCATAAGCAATATTTTTGGTGGTGGCGAAGTGCTAGAGTAACAAAATGAGGCTAACCCGCTCTTCCTTTCTACTGCAAGACATTCTGGCGGTACCAGCTGCCAGTTTTGCTCGTCGACGTACCTACGGGTATGCCTCCTCACAAGAACTAACAACTGGCACTCACCAGAAATGTCTTTCGTTATCAGAAAGAAGAGCGGGTTAGCCTCATTATGGACCCAAGGGACCAACAGAGGGCTAAGATCCCACCGCAGAATCTAGACGCCGAGGCATCTCTCTTGGGCGCTATTCTGATCGATACCGATGCAATTGTTAAGATTGCCGACATCATTCACCCCGAAGATTTTTACGACGAACGCCACCAGCGTATCTACGAAGCCACCCAGCAGCTGTATGAAAAACACAGCCCCATAGACGTCCTGACACTATCCGACCAACTAAAAGGTGCCAGTCTGTTGGACATGGTGGGTGGCGCTTCATACCTGACAGAGCTCACCAATTTTGTACCCACGGCCGCCCATGTCGAACAATATGCCGAGATTGTTGCCCAAAAAGCCATGCGCCGCCGGCTTATCAAAGCCTCACAAGATATCGTGGGGCTGGGCTATGACGAGACACAAACCCTACAAGCCCTGGTAGAAGAGGCCGAAGCCAGTTTGTTCAGCGTCAGCCAGCGCCACGTCAAACAAGACATCACCTCGCTGGAAAGCATTCTGGCCGGAAGCTTTGACCGATTGGACGAGCTACACAAGGACAAGGGCAAATTGCGTGGCATCCCGACCGGCTATAGAGACCTAGACAACATCCTGGCCGGGCTGCAGCGATCGGACCTAATTGTCCTGGCGGCGCGTCCTGCCATGGGCAAGACCGCCATGGTCCTAAACTTGGCTCAAAACATCGCCTTGGCGGGCGAACCAGTGCTGATATTCAGCCTAGAAATGAGTAAAGAGCAGCTGGTAGACCGCATGCTGTCCCGCGAGTCTGGCGTAGACGCCTGGGCACTGCGTACCGGCAACCTGACCGATGCCGACTTTGAGAAAATCGGCCAAGCCATGGGCTCGCTGTCTGAAGCTCCTATATATATAGACGACAGCCCTGGCATTACAGTTAGCGACCTCCGTACCAAGGCCCGCCGTGAAGCGCATCAACGACCGCTCGGGCTCATCATCGTAGACTACCTGCAGCTCATGAGTGGTGGGGCACGGTTTGGCGGAGAGAGCAATCGTGTCCAAGAGATTTCTGAGATATCCCGTGGGCTTAAAGGGGTCGCGCGCGAACTGAACGTTCCACTAATAGCACTGTCACAGCTCAGCCGCTCGGTAGAGAGCCGCCATCCTCAGATCCCACAGCTGGCTGACTTACGCGAATCTGGTTCTATCGAGCAAGATGCCGACGTAGTAGCCTTTTTGTACCGCGAAGAATACTATAACCCCGACACAGATCGGAAAAACATCATGGACGTCTTTATCAAGAAACATCGCAACGGCCCCGTTGGTGGTGTTGAATTATACTTTGACCTAGAAAAACAGCGCATTCGCAGCCTCGATACCAAGCGCAGCACTCCATTTGATGACTAGTATTGCTACACTAGATACATGGCAAGTGACAAAGAAAAAGAGATGTGCAAGAAAAAGGTTCGCTTCTCCAGCGATGCCGCTGCTCAGTCAGCCCTGAAAAAAATCAACCCCGCAAAAAGGCTAAAGAGACCATACCGTGTATATAAGTGCCCAGTCTGCTCAGGCTACCACCTAACCTCCCAACCCAAGCGTTAGCGCATAAATAAGTAAAATTTAGTCCGAATTCACTTCGGCTAAATTTTATCTATTCTCAGGAGGAGCAGTCCGAGCAGGCGATTCATTCGACTGCCCGGCACGTTGAGGAACCCGCTCGGGGTTCCTCAATACGGGTGGTATACTTGTATCAAATGAAGCGAGTTGGAAACTGGTTTGCGAGTAGTTGGCACCCCATGGCTCTGTTCCTGGGCTGTGTCACCCTGATCTTTATATTGTTGTGGCTACAGCTAGGCACGCTTGTTCCGGGCTTTAGCCAAAACGAGCTAAACCAGCGCGCCGCCAGCGGCACCGTCAAGGCTATCGTAGACAATCCTATGGGCGCCCCACATAAAGG is a window from the Verrucomicrobiia bacterium genome containing:
- the dnaB gene encoding replicative DNA helicase — its product is MDPRDQQRAKIPPQNLDAEASLLGAILIDTDAIVKIADIIHPEDFYDERHQRIYEATQQLYEKHSPIDVLTLSDQLKGASLLDMVGGASYLTELTNFVPTAAHVEQYAEIVAQKAMRRRLIKASQDIVGLGYDETQTLQALVEEAEASLFSVSQRHVKQDITSLESILAGSFDRLDELHKDKGKLRGIPTGYRDLDNILAGLQRSDLIVLAARPAMGKTAMVLNLAQNIALAGEPVLIFSLEMSKEQLVDRMLSRESGVDAWALRTGNLTDADFEKIGQAMGSLSEAPIYIDDSPGITVSDLRTKARREAHQRPLGLIIVDYLQLMSGGARFGGESNRVQEISEISRGLKGVARELNVPLIALSQLSRSVESRHPQIPQLADLRESGSIEQDADVVAFLYREEYYNPDTDRKNIMDVFIKKHRNGPVGGVELYFDLEKQRIRSLDTKRSTPFDD
- a CDS encoding NUDIX hydrolase, which translates into the protein MSELIDLVDRNGKLIVTGVERNDALEYPQGFMQIAVVVVFNDQGDILAHQRASTKSVDPDCIDHICGGIQSGQTPEQAAQQEGDQETGVTYNRLVRAHQGVNAYNRYRYIFGAISNDTPQTKEPDQVQWVKWAKPHELEEWRDQQTYPFVEEYFLEIELAKRALNLA
- a CDS encoding 2-phospho-L-lactate transferase CofD family protein — protein: MEISPDIVVLSGGSGGANLAQGLVENLGHRRQAIIGATWDNGGSTGLLRDRAPEAVGDLRRIIDAVGQADTTHLNTRFSSRDLSELDEAVAQFDQVVSVPGMAARQVGLTIDAAYRVGHEVNKASQRGIRGHTLGNFILAGLAQEQGILSAVRTLSIAVRAQADIYPAVIGPQEIEMDDGGVKIRGEHAIDTHSVQHPYDAYVYFREGVSPSSLAYQALSQARLVVAAPGSPYTSIAPGLRAFREALAEQQARGGLFAGVANLVNMPHDTGGWRVSDYARTHRNHARRPFDVILHNSNYQDLPDAARNRAVQRHEPDEGEGSPQVISSNFVGHATVKDANDSAVRTEVTHDKRALAEALEEILLTSGTTPRRATISVSS
- the dnaX gene encoding DNA polymerase III subunit gamma/tau; translation: MGRALYRKYRSKKLSEIVGQEHVTTALSNALKNNTISHAYLFTGPRGVGKTSIARILAHEVNNLPYDEDTTHLDIIEIDAASNRRIDEIRTLRERVHNAPTSAKYKVYIIDEVHMLTKEAFNALLKTLEEPPAHVIFILATTEAHKLPETIISRTQRYTFKPADPEDAAKHLKEIATKEGITISNDALDLVAKHGNGSFRDSISLLDQVSNTADKIELTDAQRALGIAPTEAIQQLVAVATSGDSQQVVQRLQSLYDQGFQPAQVAKQLSGELRTQAITAGASLPADKALDIVRKLLDVPGSHDPAALLEIIVLGVALSQQGTQSSGVRILPPQPKNKPAEPVQTPEPKAEPASPPAVVQPGPPVEEASQPEPEKTPTPASALPTTTLDEATWQQVLQTIKQKNNTLYGITRMATPIFNDGELILSFEFPFHQKRVNDVKNKQIISDSITEVTGMQAGINCIVDKKTSTPPQPTSRPEIALDESPQPASPLDTISNIFGGGEVLE
- the rplL gene encoding 50S ribosomal protein L7/L12; the protein is MATDLKKFAKELTELTVLEVNELKTILKDEYGIEPAAAAVAVAGPAAGGDAPAEDAKSEYDVVLKDAGAQKVAVIKAVKDLTGLGLGEAKAVVDGVPKTVLEKAKKEDAEAAKKALEEAGATVELA
- the rplJ gene encoding 50S ribosomal protein L10, with protein sequence MALTKDKKNEVIDEVSKLLADSKMTVVAAYQGTPVKAMQALRREGKSTGTQMKVVKNRLVIKAIQGTDNLKDVDTSALNGMLLYAFNNEDEVAPAQTLANFAKTQPTLAFVGAFSAEGKFLSAEEVTALATLPSKNELIAQVVATLLSPVNDIVGALSGNLHALLDGIEAKASA
- the ilvA gene encoding threonine ammonia-lyase, biosynthetic codes for the protein MKDPLKQTLLARVYDVATESPLQRATKLSTQVGADVYLKREDLQPVHSFKLRGAYNKIASLSPAERAKGVIAASAGNHAQGVALSAQKLGIRALIVMPTTTPSIKVDAVKSYGAQVELVGDSYSDAYDHCMQRVKETGMTFVHPFDDPLVIAGQGTIGRELLEQLPDMTHVFVPVGGGGLIAGVSQFIKGIRPDVKIIGVEPEDSNAMQQSLQAGKVVTLDHVGIFADGVAVKSVGQLTFQITQKYVDQVITVSTDQMCAAIKSLFEDTRSIVEPAGALAAAGVQHYKLPKDAKAVAICSGANVSFERLQQIAERTLIGSGKEALFAVTMPEQAGALHTFCQQVLNGHSITEFNYRLNKREGAHVLVGVSVANEADKLAFMKKMQQDDYEHIDLSGDDIAKEHVRHMVGGPADQAKSERLYQIDFPERPGALGGFLAAVGTAWNISAFHYRNAASDTGNVLIGFEVDNPTKLEDKLSQAGYQWRSVDHSPSLKVFIE